A region from the Methanolacinia paynteri genome encodes:
- a CDS encoding site-2 protease family protein has product MSDLITLNWIFIILFIVALYLAVISYIKSNNLWEKHITFFGPFLALKTDNVRFLDWFRNYSGFFRIYGTIGAVVVAVVSVFFSVLMIFSFLFYLRETPPNTEIFHATNLLAIPGVNDFIPLTFAVIFGLVFAMAIHELGHGILARVEDMRVKSTGLLFFIIPIGAFVEPDEEDVEKARGMPKIRMYGAGITNNLVVSLICLVLLAGLVGMLTPSDSAYIYGVHTGYPAYNASIPPDSLILAIDGETVSSYMDVSRVLNGTSPGDTISMTVLNSGEESLYNITLSEWPEGSGAKDSGFMGISYYNNQVITDTFGTYTLSPLGPMFLSYIPINVFMGDDTSGLGFLLIDRPYQVAWNEPFPGYFQVIQVVFWLFWWNFVLGTFNALPLVPLDGGYILREAADRFAERIGRPSLGKVISGAVIFIVLFALIGTIFIGVLADAGISFTG; this is encoded by the coding sequence ATGAGCGACCTGATAACACTTAACTGGATATTCATAATTTTATTCATTGTGGCGCTGTATCTTGCAGTGATCTCATATATCAAATCAAATAACTTGTGGGAGAAGCATATCACTTTCTTCGGGCCTTTTCTCGCGTTGAAGACCGATAATGTCCGTTTTTTGGACTGGTTCAGGAACTATTCCGGTTTCTTCAGGATATACGGAACGATTGGTGCTGTTGTTGTTGCGGTGGTCTCCGTATTCTTCTCGGTACTGATGATCTTTTCATTCCTGTTCTACCTGAGGGAGACTCCTCCCAACACCGAGATATTCCATGCCACAAATCTTCTCGCGATCCCGGGAGTAAACGACTTCATCCCCTTAACCTTCGCTGTTATATTCGGGCTTGTCTTTGCAATGGCGATCCACGAACTCGGCCACGGCATCCTTGCCCGTGTCGAGGATATGAGGGTGAAGAGCACAGGACTGCTCTTCTTCATCATTCCGATAGGGGCGTTTGTCGAACCGGACGAGGAGGATGTCGAGAAAGCGAGGGGAATGCCGAAGATACGAATGTATGGGGCAGGTATCACCAATAATCTCGTAGTATCTCTTATATGCCTCGTCCTGCTTGCAGGTCTTGTAGGTATGCTTACTCCTTCGGATTCGGCATACATATACGGCGTTCATACCGGGTATCCGGCATATAACGCATCTATTCCTCCCGATTCGCTGATCCTTGCGATCGACGGTGAGACCGTCTCCAGCTACATGGATGTAAGCAGGGTCCTGAACGGTACGAGTCCGGGCGATACGATCTCCATGACGGTCCTGAATTCAGGGGAAGAGTCGTTATACAATATTACTCTCTCAGAATGGCCCGAGGGTTCGGGTGCAAAAGATTCGGGATTCATGGGAATCTCGTATTATAACAACCAGGTAATCACCGATACCTTCGGTACATATACCCTCAGTCCACTCGGGCCGATGTTCCTGAGCTACATCCCGATCAACGTATTCATGGGCGACGATACCTCGGGTCTTGGTTTCCTCCTGATAGACAGGCCGTACCAGGTTGCATGGAACGAGCCTTTCCCCGGCTACTTCCAGGTAATACAGGTTGTATTCTGGCTGTTCTGGTGGAATTTCGTTCTCGGAACATTCAACGCCCTTCCGCTCGTCCCACTCGACGGCGGTTATATTCTTCGCGAGGCTGCCGACAGGTTTGCGGAGAGGATCGGAAGGCCGTCTCTCGGAAAGGTCATCTCGGGTGCTGTAATATTTATCGTGCTCTTCGCACTGATCGGAACGATATTCATCGGTGTCCTGGCGGATGCAGGGATCTCGTTTACGGGATGA
- a CDS encoding 4Fe-4S binding protein — protein sequence MIVIRREICGYCGACVSVCPEAALELVDAYLEIDTEKCKNCRICVRVCPLGALGVSDEE from the coding sequence ATGATCGTAATTCGTAGGGAGATTTGCGGATACTGCGGAGCCTGTGTTTCAGTCTGTCCTGAAGCTGCGCTGGAACTTGTAGATGCATATCTTGAAATCGATACGGAAAAATGCAAAAACTGCAGGATCTGCGTAAGGGTCTGCCCTCTTGGTGCACTGGGGGTTTCGGATGAAGAGTGA
- a CDS encoding NAD(P)/FAD-dependent oxidoreductase, producing MKNEYDVLVIGGGPGGALAAKVAAGSGLSVCIVEKRPAIGTPVRCAEGIEASVLPEFFNEMDPKWISAKIRRAKIVAPDGSSFYLRPAVSGDEVGYILDRKFFDRDLVRQAVDAGAECYIKARAVNAIVEDGYLKGAVLEYGGERSEVRAKVVIAADGVESKFSRYCGIDSTVPLNGIKTCAQYLMTDIDIEPGVIVFSVGRDAAPEGYAWIFPKGERSANVGVCIPGNRSGDGKRARDYLDKYVAEHFPEGKALELMTGGIPVCEPLECTVANGLIVVGDAARLSYPFSGGGIYNAMYSGKLAGEIAVECIAKNDWSRSALMKYDKTWRESKLGGVIRHSYQIKEIFVKLDDNQLNAILNSISNIIVKELSTFSLVRELVKLDPGIFSPKILKDLAWLKNNALNL from the coding sequence ATGAAGAATGAATATGATGTCCTTGTAATAGGCGGGGGGCCCGGCGGTGCACTTGCGGCAAAGGTCGCTGCAGGCTCGGGGCTTTCGGTCTGTATAGTAGAAAAGAGGCCGGCAATAGGTACTCCCGTGAGGTGTGCGGAAGGTATCGAGGCGAGTGTGCTCCCGGAATTTTTCAATGAAATGGACCCCAAATGGATCTCTGCAAAGATCAGGCGGGCGAAGATCGTAGCTCCAGACGGTTCTTCATTCTACCTCCGTCCGGCCGTGTCGGGCGATGAGGTCGGATATATCCTCGATCGCAAGTTCTTCGATCGCGATTTAGTCCGGCAGGCTGTCGATGCGGGAGCAGAATGCTACATAAAGGCCCGTGCTGTGAACGCCATCGTAGAAGACGGATATTTGAAGGGTGCGGTCCTCGAATATGGGGGAGAGAGATCCGAAGTTCGTGCAAAGGTTGTCATTGCTGCCGACGGCGTTGAATCCAAGTTCTCCAGGTACTGCGGGATTGATTCTACGGTCCCTCTAAACGGAATTAAGACCTGCGCACAGTACCTTATGACCGATATCGATATCGAACCCGGGGTGATTGTTTTCTCTGTAGGGAGAGATGCGGCGCCGGAGGGCTATGCCTGGATATTCCCGAAGGGCGAAAGATCTGCAAATGTAGGTGTTTGTATCCCGGGGAACCGATCCGGTGACGGGAAGAGGGCGAGAGATTACCTCGACAAATATGTAGCAGAGCACTTCCCTGAAGGAAAGGCCCTCGAGTTGATGACCGGGGGTATCCCGGTATGCGAACCCCTTGAGTGCACTGTTGCAAACGGGCTTATAGTCGTCGGGGATGCGGCAAGGCTGAGTTATCCCTTCAGTGGCGGGGGCATATACAATGCGATGTATTCGGGGAAGCTTGCAGGGGAAATCGCCGTGGAATGTATCGCAAAGAATGACTGGAGCAGGAGTGCTCTCATGAAATATGATAAAACCTGGCGTGAATCAAAGCTTGGCGGCGTCATCAGGCATAGCTACCAGATTAAGGAGATCTTTGTAAAACTTGACGACAACCAGCTAAATGCAATCCTGAATTCCATCAGCAATATTATAGTGAAGGAGCTCTCGACGTTTTCACTGGTTAGAGAACTGGTGAAACTTGATCCGGGGATCTTCAGTCCTAAGATCCTAAAAGATCTTGCCTGGCTGAAAAACAATGCTCTTAATTTATAG
- a CDS encoding nuclear transport factor 2 family protein, with the protein MSLTEKQNAEIHAVMDTYSTAFQENDIEGVMAVFSPEVRGFGSGADEDFIGHEALARQFKRDMSQAAVNAMKFTGIQIDGEGPVAWVMTLNSVDFTIPGSETHTIDGRSTMALRKISDRWLIEQIHFSVPSSVPEE; encoded by the coding sequence ATGAGCTTAACTGAAAAACAGAACGCGGAAATTCATGCTGTAATGGACACCTATTCCACGGCTTTCCAGGAAAATGACATCGAAGGAGTTATGGCAGTTTTTTCCCCTGAAGTCCGCGGGTTCGGCAGCGGGGCGGACGAGGACTTCATCGGCCACGAAGCTCTTGCCCGGCAGTTCAAACGCGATATGAGCCAGGCGGCTGTCAATGCAATGAAGTTCACCGGAATCCAGATCGACGGCGAAGGCCCGGTGGCTTGGGTCATGACCCTGAACTCGGTCGATTTCACTATCCCGGGATCGGAGACGCATACGATCGACGGCAGGTCGACGATGGCCCTGCGAAAGATCTCCGACAGGTGGCTCATCGAACAGATCCACTTCTCCGTTCCTTCCTCGGTGCCCGAAGAGTGA
- the cbiT gene encoding precorrin-6Y C5,15-methyltransferase (decarboxylating) subunit CbiT — protein MQADNILSMGLKGGPTQDEIMAVSLQKLNIEDGDVMADIGCGTAKISIEASKKCSTVYAIDRRAEAVDYAKSEIEKAGRENIILIHGEASAALDDIGALDCAFLGGSGNIEIILEKLKSVVSGRIVVNAVLLDTVSRTINKMKELGIFREVVHVQVSRSYELVGDIMFKPINPVYIIVGEVA, from the coding sequence ATTCAGGCCGATAATATATTATCAATGGGACTCAAAGGCGGACCGACCCAGGACGAAATAATGGCAGTTTCTCTCCAAAAGCTCAATATTGAAGACGGAGATGTTATGGCCGATATCGGATGCGGCACTGCGAAGATATCTATTGAAGCATCGAAAAAGTGCAGCACCGTTTATGCAATAGACAGAAGAGCCGAAGCTGTAGATTACGCAAAATCGGAGATCGAAAAGGCAGGAAGGGAGAATATTATCCTTATACACGGGGAGGCGTCCGCCGCCCTGGACGATATAGGAGCTCTCGACTGTGCATTTCTCGGGGGGTCCGGAAATATCGAGATTATTCTTGAAAAACTTAAATCTGTTGTATCCGGAAGAATTGTAGTAAACGCAGTCCTCCTCGATACTGTTTCAAGGACCATAAATAAGATGAAAGAGCTTGGAATTTTCAGGGAAGTCGTGCATGTTCAGGTTTCCCGGTCATACGAACTTGTGGGCGATATCATGTTCAAACCGATAAACCCGGTATACATCATTGTCGGGGAGGTGGCATAG
- the rnhB gene encoding ribonuclease HII, whose amino-acid sequence MICGIDEAGKGSVLGPMVIGGVAGKDLSEFVKKGFADSKTLSPRRREQFYEEIVAEFKTTTVVLSAAMIDELRSSMTMNEIVARSHARAITDLMPDTAYVDACDVNEVRYAETISGFLKNDITIVSKHKADDLYAVVSAASIVAKVTRDRMIEDLKSQWGNIGSGYPSDPDTIAFLKRYIEEREEPPSIARMSWKTISNMMAKKNQKKLFEF is encoded by the coding sequence GTGATTTGTGGGATAGATGAAGCCGGAAAAGGTTCGGTATTGGGTCCGATGGTAATCGGCGGAGTTGCAGGAAAAGATCTCTCAGAGTTCGTGAAGAAGGGTTTTGCCGATTCGAAGACTCTCTCCCCCCGGCGGCGCGAGCAGTTTTACGAAGAGATTGTTGCGGAGTTTAAAACAACGACGGTCGTTCTGTCTGCGGCGATGATAGACGAACTCCGTTCTTCCATGACAATGAACGAGATTGTGGCCAGATCGCATGCACGTGCGATTACGGATCTCATGCCCGATACGGCATATGTCGACGCCTGCGATGTAAACGAGGTGAGGTACGCGGAGACGATCTCGGGCTTCCTGAAGAACGACATTACCATAGTGTCGAAGCATAAGGCGGACGATCTCTATGCAGTCGTGAGTGCGGCCAGCATAGTTGCCAAGGTTACCCGTGACAGGATGATCGAAGATCTGAAATCCCAATGGGGTAATATCGGCAGCGGCTACCCGTCCGATCCCGATACCATTGCCTTCCTTAAGCGTTATATCGAAGAAAGAGAGGAGCCCCCGTCAATAGCACGAATGAGCTGGAAGACGATTTCGAATATGATGGCTAAAAAAAACCAGAAGAAATTGTTTGAGTTCTGA
- a CDS encoding NAD(P)/FAD-dependent oxidoreductase: MKSEYDILVIGGGPGGALAAKTAVESGLTACIIEKRPAIGAPVRCAEGIGEDLISEFFDEVDPKWISAKIERAKIIAPDGSSFYLDPAMAGNEVGYVLDRKFFDRDLVWQAVDAGAECYVRARAVDAIVEDGYVKGAVIEYGGERYEVRAKVVIAADGVESKFSRYCGIDTTVPLRELETCAQYLMTNIDIEPGVTVFYVGRDVAPEGYIWIFPKGERSANVGIGISGTQSKDGKRAKDYLDKYVAENFPEGKVIELIIGGVSVCEPLECTVANGLVVVGDAARLSDPITGGGIYNAMYSGKLAAEVAAECIENNDWSRDALMEYDEIWRESRMGKALQRNYQIKEIFVKLDDEQLNAILNSVNNLAMKEFSTLTLIKELMRLNPKVLKDLKGLKKYFE; encoded by the coding sequence ATGAAGAGTGAATATGATATCCTGGTGATTGGCGGGGGACCCGGCGGTGCGCTCGCTGCAAAAACCGCAGTCGAATCCGGACTTACCGCCTGTATTATCGAAAAAAGACCGGCAATCGGTGCACCTGTCAGGTGTGCGGAGGGTATCGGGGAGGATTTGATCTCGGAATTTTTCGATGAGGTAGATCCCAAATGGATCTCGGCAAAGATCGAGCGGGCCAAGATCATCGCTCCCGATGGATCTTCATTCTACCTTGACCCTGCAATGGCAGGCAATGAAGTGGGATATGTCCTTGATCGCAAATTTTTCGATCGCGATCTCGTCTGGCAGGCTGTCGATGCGGGTGCCGAATGCTATGTAAGGGCCCGTGCTGTGGATGCGATTGTCGAGGACGGCTATGTTAAGGGCGCTGTCATCGAATACGGGGGAGAAAGATACGAAGTTCGTGCGAAGGTCGTAATTGCGGCCGACGGCGTGGAATCGAAGTTCTCAAGGTACTGCGGGATCGATACGACCGTTCCGCTGAGAGAGCTTGAGACCTGTGCCCAGTATCTCATGACCAATATCGACATCGAGCCCGGCGTAACTGTCTTCTACGTCGGAAGAGATGTGGCTCCCGAGGGCTACATCTGGATATTTCCGAAGGGCGAGAGATCTGCGAATGTCGGCATAGGCATCTCGGGGACCCAGTCCAAGGATGGGAAGAGGGCGAAGGACTACCTCGACAAATATGTAGCGGAGAACTTCCCCGAAGGAAAAGTCATCGAGCTGATAATAGGCGGTGTCTCTGTCTGCGAACCCCTTGAGTGTACTGTTGCAAACGGACTTGTGGTCGTCGGGGATGCGGCAAGGCTCAGCGATCCCATAACAGGCGGCGGCATATACAACGCAATGTATTCGGGTAAACTTGCAGCAGAGGTTGCGGCGGAATGCATTGAGAACAATGACTGGAGCAGGGATGCCCTTATGGAATATGACGAAATCTGGCGTGAATCAAGGATGGGCAAGGCTCTCCAGCGCAATTACCAGATTAAGGAGATCTTTGTAAAACTTGACGATGAGCAGCTCAATGCAATCCTGAATTCGGTCAACAATCTCGCGATGAAGGAGTTTTCGACACTCACCCTGATCAAGGAACTGATGAGGCTCAATCCCAAGGTGCTCAAGGATCTTAAAGGGCTTAAGAAATATTTTGAATAA
- a CDS encoding cobalt-factor II C(20)-methyltransferase yields MLVAVGIGPGDPELLTVKAVRLIQEADQVFVPGKVAKEIISPYRKDPVVLSFPMTDDQEYIKRCIEENADKIAPVAKNGLAVFCILGDPNFYGTFGRLCSVLDEKYPEIEYETVPGVSSITALASAAGIYINGGIEISDGSETDCRILLKVRKPRQKAEELKKEGYSNFILAERMYMSGQKIYRNDNLPEESAYFSVLFAGK; encoded by the coding sequence ATGCTCGTTGCGGTAGGTATCGGCCCCGGAGATCCCGAACTTCTTACTGTAAAGGCCGTACGGCTGATACAGGAAGCGGACCAGGTCTTTGTCCCCGGAAAGGTCGCAAAGGAGATAATATCCCCTTACAGGAAGGACCCGGTGGTGCTCTCGTTTCCCATGACAGACGACCAGGAATACATCAAAAGATGCATCGAGGAGAATGCGGATAAGATCGCTCCCGTGGCAAAGAACGGCCTTGCGGTATTCTGCATACTCGGGGACCCGAATTTCTACGGAACCTTCGGAAGACTTTGCAGTGTCCTTGACGAAAAATACCCGGAGATCGAATACGAAACGGTCCCCGGTGTAAGTTCGATTACGGCACTGGCCTCTGCCGCCGGGATCTATATAAACGGAGGAATCGAGATCTCGGACGGATCGGAGACGGACTGCAGGATCCTGCTTAAGGTGAGAAAGCCCCGGCAGAAGGCCGAAGAACTGAAAAAGGAAGGTTACAGCAATTTCATCCTTGCCGAGAGGATGTACATGAGCGGCCAGAAGATCTACAGGAACGACAATCTACCGGAAGAAAGCGCCTATTTTAGCGTACTGTTTGCAGGGAAGTAA
- a CDS encoding potassium channel family protein gives MYIIIIGLGGIGKNLVATAAEHGDSVVVIDKDEERCNEILEHYDVLAITGNSTNRAILEDAGIDRADAVVTTTSDDAVNLMTCWLAKRFNVKSLISIVNEIEHSELFKEVGVIISENPDELVANRLYYWSENPDMQQLASIPGGTIFEITVERNAPFVDHEIKELEVKDFVFIAIKRDGKGLIIPSGTITIQPEDTIIVFTKKDSEEKCMKILNKQLKASK, from the coding sequence ATGTATATCATAATTATCGGCCTTGGCGGAATCGGGAAAAACCTTGTCGCAACAGCAGCCGAGCACGGCGACAGCGTCGTCGTAATCGATAAAGACGAGGAGAGATGCAACGAAATTCTCGAGCATTACGATGTCCTGGCAATTACAGGTAATTCAACGAACAGGGCAATCCTGGAAGATGCGGGAATCGACCGTGCCGATGCGGTCGTAACCACCACCAGCGACGATGCCGTAAATCTCATGACATGCTGGCTGGCCAAGAGATTCAATGTAAAGAGCCTGATCTCCATCGTAAACGAGATCGAGCACTCGGAGTTGTTCAAGGAAGTCGGCGTTATAATCAGCGAAAACCCCGACGAACTTGTCGCAAACAGGCTCTACTACTGGTCGGAAAACCCTGACATGCAGCAGCTCGCGTCAATACCCGGCGGAACGATATTCGAGATTACCGTCGAAAGGAACGCACCGTTCGTCGATCACGAAATAAAAGAGCTCGAGGTCAAGGATTTCGTCTTTATCGCGATAAAAAGGGACGGGAAGGGCCTGATTATTCCGAGCGGCACGATTACCATTCAGCCGGAAGACACGATTATCGTGTTCACCAAGAAAGACTCAGAAGAAAAATGCATGAAGATCCTCAACAAGCAGCTGAAAGCCTCGAAATAA
- a CDS encoding cobalt-precorrin-4/precorrin-4 C(11)-methyltransferase, with translation MPKIYIVGAGCGDPGLITVKGKELLDNADLLIYAGSLVNSQLVDECPAPEKYDSWGMKLEVMTEIMIRAAKEGKTVVRLHSGDPALYGAIIEQVEILKKAGIETERVPGVSSMFGAAASLGIQYTLKGVSESVIITRPAGKTLDTDQIAEMSRLGQTMVIFLGTEHMEEIFEKVECPPDTPAAVVYHTTWPDEKIVRGTVSDIAQKAREAGIEKTALIIIGEVVNASGPEYVNSHLYG, from the coding sequence ATGCCGAAGATCTATATCGTTGGTGCGGGATGCGGAGATCCCGGCCTTATTACAGTTAAAGGAAAAGAACTGCTGGACAATGCCGATCTCCTGATTTATGCAGGTTCGCTCGTGAACTCGCAGCTTGTCGACGAATGCCCGGCACCGGAGAAATACGACAGCTGGGGCATGAAGCTTGAGGTCATGACCGAGATCATGATAAGGGCGGCAAAGGAAGGAAAGACTGTCGTGAGACTTCATTCCGGCGATCCCGCCCTCTACGGGGCGATAATAGAGCAGGTCGAGATCCTGAAAAAAGCCGGGATTGAGACCGAAAGGGTACCCGGGGTATCTTCGATGTTCGGTGCAGCAGCCTCGCTCGGCATCCAGTATACACTCAAGGGAGTCTCCGAATCCGTAATCATTACACGGCCTGCAGGGAAAACACTCGATACGGACCAGATCGCGGAGATGTCGAGACTCGGTCAGACGATGGTGATCTTCCTTGGCACTGAGCATATGGAGGAGATATTCGAAAAGGTTGAATGTCCTCCCGATACTCCTGCCGCAGTCGTCTATCATACAACATGGCCTGATGAAAAGATCGTAAGAGGTACTGTCTCCGATATTGCACAAAAGGCACGGGAAGCCGGAATAGAGAAGACGGCCCTCATTATAATCGGCGAGGTTGTGAATGCCTCGGGACCTGAATACGTAAATTCGCACCTGTACGGATGA
- a CDS encoding phosphotransferase family protein, producing MNMERNNAGLHNDEITEILSKADPSFNSDNARIERLKPRKTGRSLNTPITVTSDGKAYYLIEKALLITKEEIRKTDLLRRRSNLPIPRIYHLDPDRGVMLTEDLNTGFIQGSAFDEETKNGKFVRSNYISCLGAAARFHAEFWENEDAFRKIGLPWHLENFHVHLRGLEKNYLQYKAKYKDRINPSDLQCFDDAISYLRDNYPNVISERFHSGKNVTIIHGDLHPGNTFISPVDQSVKFIDFEAVRMGLCTDDLAMLVAYHIAPDKKDALPLLDHYYKYLSKKVDGYSHDEFKKDYITSIIENMFFSIRLINQGIPAFNIRDNSLIAYNTFRSENITD from the coding sequence ATGAACATGGAAAGAAACAATGCTGGTTTGCATAATGATGAAATAACCGAAATCCTTTCAAAGGCAGATCCTTCATTTAACTCTGATAATGCCAGGATTGAGCGTTTAAAACCAAGAAAGACCGGCAGGTCGCTTAATACCCCGATAACCGTCACTTCAGACGGCAAAGCATATTATCTCATCGAAAAAGCACTTCTCATTACTAAAGAGGAAATCAGGAAAACAGATCTGCTGCGACGAAGATCTAACCTGCCGATACCACGGATATATCATTTAGATCCGGACAGGGGTGTCATGCTGACAGAAGACCTGAATACCGGATTTATTCAGGGATCTGCGTTTGATGAAGAGACGAAAAACGGCAAATTCGTAAGATCAAATTACATTTCCTGTCTTGGAGCGGCTGCACGATTCCATGCAGAATTTTGGGAGAATGAAGATGCCTTCAGGAAGATCGGGCTTCCCTGGCATCTGGAAAATTTTCATGTGCATCTGAGGGGTTTGGAAAAAAACTACCTTCAATATAAAGCTAAATATAAGGATCGGATAAATCCCTCCGATTTACAATGCTTTGATGATGCAATTTCTTATCTCAGGGATAATTATCCAAATGTCATAAGTGAAAGATTCCATTCGGGTAAAAATGTAACAATTATCCACGGCGATCTGCATCCCGGCAACACTTTCATATCACCGGTAGATCAGTCTGTAAAATTTATAGATTTTGAAGCTGTAAGAATGGGTCTTTGTACAGATGATCTTGCAATGCTTGTGGCATATCATATCGCTCCCGATAAAAAGGATGCATTGCCGTTGCTGGATCATTATTACAAGTATTTATCAAAAAAAGTTGACGGATATAGCCATGATGAATTTAAAAAAGATTACATTACTTCAATTATTGAAAACATGTTCTTTTCCATCCGTTTAATAAACCAGGGAATTCCGGCTTTTAATATCAGAGACAATTCATTAATTGCCTATAACACGTTTAGATCTGAAAATATCACCGATTGA